Proteins from a genomic interval of Halopseudomonas litoralis:
- the pheS gene encoding phenylalanine--tRNA ligase subunit alpha: MENLDALVSQALEAVQQAVDVNALEQIRVQYLGKKGELTQVMKTLGNIPAEERPKVGAMVNEAKEQVQGVLNARKADMEAAALNAKLAAERVDVTLPGRGQVSGGLHPVTRTMERIEEFFSHIGYDVAEGPEVEDDYHNFEALNIPGHHPARAMHDTFYFNANTLLRTHTSPVQVRTMESQEPPIRIVCPGRVYRCDSDLTHSPMFHQVEGLLVDRKVSFADLKGTIAEFLQVFFEKDLKVRFRPSFFPFTEPSAEVDIQCVMCSGNGCRVCKQTGWLEVMGCGMVHPSVFRSSGIDPEKFQGFAFGMGVERLAMLRYGVNDLRLFFDNDLRFLAQFR, translated from the coding sequence ATGGAAAACCTAGACGCGCTGGTCTCCCAGGCCCTGGAGGCCGTGCAGCAGGCGGTGGATGTTAATGCACTGGAGCAGATCCGCGTCCAGTATCTCGGCAAGAAGGGCGAGCTTACCCAGGTAATGAAGACCTTGGGCAACATACCTGCCGAGGAGCGCCCCAAAGTCGGTGCCATGGTCAACGAGGCCAAAGAGCAGGTGCAGGGTGTGCTCAATGCACGCAAGGCTGATATGGAAGCTGCAGCACTGAATGCCAAGCTGGCAGCGGAGCGGGTAGACGTAACCCTGCCTGGCCGTGGCCAGGTGAGCGGTGGGCTGCATCCGGTTACCCGGACCATGGAACGGATCGAAGAATTCTTTTCCCACATCGGCTATGACGTTGCGGAAGGCCCCGAAGTCGAAGACGATTATCACAACTTCGAGGCGCTCAATATTCCCGGCCATCACCCGGCACGGGCGATGCACGATACCTTCTATTTCAACGCCAACACGCTGCTGCGCACCCATACCTCACCAGTACAGGTGCGGACCATGGAAAGTCAGGAGCCGCCGATTCGCATCGTCTGTCCTGGTCGCGTCTATCGCTGCGATTCGGATCTGACCCACTCACCGATGTTCCACCAAGTCGAAGGACTGCTGGTCGATCGCAAGGTCAGCTTTGCCGATCTCAAGGGCACTATTGCTGAGTTTTTGCAGGTGTTCTTCGAGAAAGATTTGAAGGTGCGCTTCCGGCCATCATTTTTCCCGTTCACCGAGCCTTCAGCTGAAGTCGATATTCAGTGTGTGATGTGCAGCGGTAATGGCTGCCGGGTATGCAAGCAGACTGGCTGGTTGGAAGTCATGGGGTGCGGCATGGTTCACCCGAGCGTATTCCGCTCCTCGGGGATCGACCCTGAGAAGTTTCAGGGCTTTGCCTTCGGCATGGGCGTCGAGCGTCTGGCCATGCTGCGTTACGGCGTGAATGATCTGCGCCTGTTCTTCGACAACGATCTGCGTTTTCTCGCACAGTTCCGTTGA
- a CDS encoding LysR family transcriptional regulator, with product MKAPRVTLEQWRTLQAVVDHGGFAQAAEVLHRSQSSVSYTVARMQEQLGVPLLEIAGRKAVLTEAGAALLRRSRNLLKQASQLEELAWNMDQGWEAEVQLVVDAAYPTERLAGALKAFMPQSKGCRVQLREEVLSGVEECLHSGTADLAISGISIAGYLPQQLNDIEFVAVAHPEHPLHLLERALTHSDLETHLQVVIRDSGRRQPRDAGWLGAEQRWTVTSLSTAAKLLSQGLGFAWLPEHEIKDSLERGSLKVLPLVQGSRRASNMYLYANKDKPLGPATRILADLICEHSGT from the coding sequence ATGAAAGCACCGCGCGTCACCCTGGAACAATGGCGTACCTTGCAAGCCGTCGTCGATCACGGCGGCTTCGCCCAGGCCGCCGAGGTGCTGCATCGTTCACAGTCTTCGGTGAGCTATACCGTGGCGCGCATGCAAGAGCAACTCGGCGTGCCACTGCTGGAAATCGCCGGACGCAAGGCCGTGCTTACCGAAGCCGGTGCTGCTCTGCTGCGCCGTTCACGCAACCTGCTCAAGCAAGCCAGTCAACTGGAAGAGCTGGCCTGGAACATGGATCAGGGCTGGGAAGCCGAGGTACAGCTGGTAGTGGACGCAGCCTATCCTACTGAGCGTCTGGCTGGCGCACTGAAGGCCTTCATGCCGCAGAGTAAAGGCTGCCGGGTACAACTGCGTGAAGAGGTGCTTTCCGGCGTCGAAGAGTGTCTGCACAGCGGCACAGCTGACCTGGCCATCTCCGGCATCAGCATCGCCGGCTATCTGCCGCAGCAACTCAATGACATTGAGTTTGTTGCCGTAGCTCATCCAGAGCACCCTCTGCACCTGCTCGAACGCGCGCTCACCCACAGCGACCTTGAAACCCATCTTCAGGTGGTGATTCGAGACTCGGGACGCCGCCAGCCCCGGGATGCCGGCTGGCTGGGTGCCGAGCAACGCTGGACAGTCACCAGCCTGAGTACCGCCGCCAAACTGTTAAGCCAGGGGCTGGGGTTTGCCTGGCTGCCCGAGCATGAAATCAAGGATTCGCTGGAGCGCGGCAGCTTGAAAGTATTACCCCTGGTACAGGGCAGCCGCCGCGCCTCAAACATGTATCTCTATGCCAACAAGGACAAGCCACTTGGCCCGGCCACGCGCATTCTCGCAGATCTGATCTGCGAGCATTCCGGGACGTGA
- the rpmI gene encoding 50S ribosomal protein L35 yields the protein MAKMKTKSGAAKRFKVTGNGIKHKHAFKSHILTKMSTKRKRQLRGTSQLNAADTQKVERMLRLR from the coding sequence ATGGCAAAGATGAAGACCAAAAGTGGTGCCGCCAAGCGCTTTAAAGTGACTGGCAACGGCATCAAGCACAAGCACGCTTTCAAGAGCCACATCCTGACCAAGATGAGCACCAAGCGTAAGCGCCAACTGCGTGGGACTTCCCAGCTCAATGCTGCGGATACCCAGAAAGTTGAACGCATGTTGCGCCTCCGTTAA
- the infC gene encoding translation initiation factor IF-3, with protein MKIKREMRQDKRAAQRPPINENITAPEVRLIGAEGEQIGIVSIQEAMAAAEEAKLDLVEISPDAEPPVCRIMDYGKHIFEKKKQQAAARKNQKIIQIKEIKFRPGTEDGDYKVKLRNLIKFLSEGDKAKVSLRFRGREMAHQELGMELLKRVEADLLEYGTVEQHPKMEGRQLMMVLAPKKKK; from the coding sequence ATAAAGATTAAACGCGAGATGAGACAAGACAAAAGAGCCGCACAACGTCCGCCGATCAACGAAAATATCACGGCGCCTGAAGTGCGCCTGATTGGCGCCGAAGGTGAACAAATCGGTATCGTGTCCATTCAGGAAGCCATGGCCGCCGCTGAGGAGGCCAAGCTAGACCTGGTTGAAATCTCCCCCGATGCAGAGCCGCCTGTTTGCCGGATCATGGATTACGGCAAGCACATCTTCGAAAAGAAGAAGCAGCAGGCTGCTGCACGGAAGAATCAGAAGATCATCCAGATCAAAGAAATCAAGTTTCGTCCAGGGACGGAAGATGGGGACTATAAGGTCAAGCTTCGCAACCTTATAAAGTTCCTCTCTGAGGGTGACAAAGCCAAGGTATCCTTGCGATTCCGCGGCCGCGAAATGGCTCATCAGGAGCTGGGCATGGAGTTGTTGAAGCGGGTTGAAGCTGACCTGCTTGAATACGGCACCGTTGAACAGCACCCGAAAATGGAAGGTCGTCAATTGATGATGGTCCTAGCACCCAAGAAGAAAAAGTAA
- the rplT gene encoding 50S ribosomal protein L20 codes for MARVKRGVMARKRHKKILKLAKGYYGARSRVFRVAKQAVIKAGQYAYRDRKQRKRQFRALWIARINAGARINGMSYSRLIAGLKKASIEIDRKVLADLAVNEKAAFTAIVEKAKASLA; via the coding sequence ATGGCTCGTGTTAAGCGTGGTGTAATGGCGCGTAAGCGTCACAAGAAAATTCTGAAGCTCGCCAAAGGTTACTACGGTGCGCGTTCGCGTGTGTTCCGTGTTGCCAAGCAGGCGGTCATCAAGGCTGGTCAGTATGCCTATCGTGACCGCAAGCAACGGAAGCGTCAGTTCCGTGCTCTGTGGATCGCTCGTATCAACGCTGGTGCTCGGATTAACGGCATGTCTTACAGCCGTCTGATCGCTGGTCTGAAGAAAGCGTCCATCGAAATCGACCGTAAGGTTCTGGCCGATCTGGCTGTGAACGAAAAAGCGGCGTTTACCGCGATTGTCGAAAAAGCAAAGGCTAGCCTGGCTTAA
- a CDS encoding peptidylprolyl isomerase: protein MLKRLIGTCALLLATTTAFADNPRVILNTSHGDIEIELNAEEAPISVENFLRYTDAGHYDGLIFHRVIPGFMIQGGGFTPEMRQRAVGQPIKNEADNGLKNNRYTLAMARTQVRDSATSQFFINLTNNDFLNHGSRDFGYAVFGKVVAGEHVVETIAKVPTGNQGGHQNVPQNPVTIISAKRVEAAE from the coding sequence ATGCTGAAACGACTCATAGGAACCTGCGCCCTGCTGCTGGCCACTACCACCGCTTTTGCCGACAACCCGCGCGTCATACTGAACACCAGCCACGGCGACATCGAAATCGAGCTGAATGCCGAAGAGGCGCCCATTTCGGTCGAGAACTTTCTGCGTTACACCGACGCCGGTCATTATGATGGGCTGATTTTCCATCGCGTCATCCCCGGCTTCATGATCCAGGGGGGTGGCTTTACTCCCGAGATGCGTCAGCGTGCCGTCGGTCAACCGATCAAGAACGAAGCGGATAACGGCCTGAAGAACAATCGCTACACGCTGGCCATGGCACGCACCCAGGTGCGGGATAGCGCTACCAGCCAGTTTTTTATCAACCTGACCAACAATGACTTCCTGAATCACGGTTCACGCGATTTCGGCTATGCGGTATTCGGCAAGGTCGTCGCCGGCGAGCACGTGGTGGAAACCATTGCCAAGGTGCCCACCGGCAACCAGGGCGGGCATCAGAACGTGCCGCAGAACCCGGTGACCATCATCAGCGCCAAGCGAGTTGAGGCGGCCGAATAA
- the thrS gene encoding threonine--tRNA ligase: protein MPTITLPDGSQRTFDHPVSVADVAQSIGAGLAKATVAGKVDGRLVDACDVIDSDAHLQIITPKDEEGLEIIRHSCAHLVGHAVKQLYPTAKMVIGPVIDEGFYYDIAYERSFTPEDMAAIESRMRALIATEYDVIKKMTPRQEVIELFRVRGEEYKLRLIEDMPDEQAMGLYHHEEYVDMCRGPHVPNTRFLKAFQLTRISGAYWRGDAKNEQLQRIYGTAWADKKQLAAYIKRIEEAEKRDHRKIGKRLNLFHMQEEAPGMVFWHPDGWTVYQVLEQYMRKLQLDAGYREIRTPQVVDRVLWERSGHWEHYSANMFTTESESRDYAIKPMNCPCHIQVFNQGLKSYRELPLRLAEFGSCHRNEPSGSLHGLMRVRGFTQDDAHIFCTDEQVKAEASDFIALTLQVYRDFGFDDVELKLSTRPEDRMGDDADWDQAEQGLEAALNEAGLKWDLQPGEGAFYGPKIEFSLRDCLGRVWQCGTLQLDFMLPGRLGAQYVAEDGARKTPVMLHRAILGSFERFIGILIEHYAGDFPAWLAPTQVAVLNITDNQAEFCQEVEKSLNEMGYRAIADLRNEKIGFKIREHTLHKTPYLLVIGDREVESHTVAVRTREGKDLGIMKIAEFSEFLARAVAQRGRPNSEQ, encoded by the coding sequence ATGCCCACTATTACTCTTCCTGACGGCAGTCAGCGCACTTTTGATCACCCTGTAAGCGTAGCCGACGTGGCGCAATCCATTGGCGCGGGCCTGGCCAAGGCGACTGTGGCAGGCAAGGTCGATGGCCGTCTGGTCGACGCCTGTGACGTCATTGACTCTGATGCTCATCTGCAGATCATTACGCCGAAAGACGAAGAGGGGCTGGAGATCATTCGTCACTCCTGTGCTCATCTGGTTGGTCACGCGGTCAAGCAGCTGTACCCGACGGCCAAAATGGTGATCGGTCCGGTCATTGATGAAGGCTTCTATTACGACATCGCCTATGAGCGCTCCTTCACGCCGGAAGATATGGCAGCAATCGAGTCGCGCATGCGTGCGCTGATCGCCACTGAATACGATGTCATCAAGAAGATGACGCCGCGTCAGGAAGTGATCGAGCTGTTCCGTGTCCGTGGCGAGGAATACAAGCTGCGTCTGATCGAGGATATGCCCGATGAGCAGGCGATGGGGCTGTATCATCACGAAGAATACGTCGACATGTGCCGCGGTCCGCACGTGCCCAACACCCGCTTCCTCAAGGCCTTCCAGCTGACCCGTATTTCCGGCGCCTACTGGCGTGGGGATGCGAAGAACGAACAGCTGCAGCGCATCTACGGCACCGCTTGGGCGGACAAGAAGCAATTGGCTGCCTATATCAAGCGTATCGAAGAAGCGGAGAAGCGTGATCATCGCAAAATCGGTAAGCGTCTGAATCTGTTCCACATGCAGGAAGAAGCGCCTGGCATGGTGTTCTGGCACCCGGACGGCTGGACCGTCTATCAGGTGCTCGAGCAGTACATGCGCAAGCTGCAGTTGGATGCTGGCTACCGTGAGATTCGTACCCCGCAGGTTGTGGATCGAGTGCTCTGGGAACGTTCCGGCCACTGGGAACACTACTCCGCCAACATGTTCACCACCGAGTCGGAAAGCCGCGATTACGCGATCAAGCCGATGAACTGCCCGTGCCACATCCAGGTATTCAATCAGGGACTGAAAAGCTACCGTGAGCTGCCTCTGCGTCTGGCCGAGTTCGGCTCTTGTCATCGCAATGAGCCTTCCGGTTCGCTGCATGGCCTGATGCGGGTGCGCGGTTTTACTCAGGATGATGCGCATATCTTCTGTACCGACGAGCAGGTCAAGGCCGAGGCGTCCGATTTCATTGCGTTGACGCTGCAAGTTTACCGTGATTTCGGTTTTGATGATGTCGAGCTGAAGCTGTCCACTCGTCCGGAAGATCGGATGGGCGACGATGCGGATTGGGATCAGGCGGAGCAAGGGCTTGAGGCAGCATTGAATGAAGCTGGGCTGAAGTGGGATCTGCAGCCGGGTGAAGGCGCCTTCTACGGTCCGAAAATCGAATTTTCTCTGCGCGATTGCCTTGGGCGGGTCTGGCAGTGCGGTACATTGCAGCTGGACTTCATGCTGCCGGGTCGTCTGGGCGCGCAATACGTAGCAGAAGACGGTGCTCGCAAAACGCCAGTCATGCTGCACCGTGCGATCCTGGGGTCGTTCGAACGCTTCATTGGTATTCTGATCGAGCATTACGCTGGGGATTTCCCCGCCTGGCTCGCCCCGACCCAGGTCGCGGTACTGAATATTACTGATAATCAGGCGGAATTTTGCCAGGAAGTTGAGAAATCTCTCAATGAAATGGGATATCGTGCTATTGCGGACTTGAGAAACGAGAAGATCGGCTTTAAAATCCGCGAGCATACTTTGCACAAGACTCCCTATCTGCTGGTAATTGGCGACCGGGAAGTCGAATCGCACACTGTGGCCGTGCGCACGCGGGAGGGTAAAGACCTGGGTATAATGAAAATTGCCGAGTTCTCCGAGTTCCTTGCCCGCGCCGTTGCACAACGAGGCCGCCCGAATTCGGAGCAATAA
- the uvrB gene encoding excinuclease ABC subunit UvrB has product MSQFNLQTRFKPAGDQPVAIEQLVEGLEAGLSHQTLLGVTGSGKTFTIANVIQRMQRPAIIMAPNKTLAAQLYGEFREFFPNNAVEYFVSYYDYYQPEAYVPASDTFIEKDASINDHIEQMRLSATKALMERPDAIIVATVSAIYGLGDPESYLRMVLHIDRGDVLDQRTLLRRLAELQYTRNDMELSRANYRVRGDVIDVYPAESDLEAIRIELFDDTVETISFFDPLTGEVLRKVPRVTIYPKSHYVTPREKLLEAVEEIKVELKERLEVLNSQNKLVEAQRLEQRTRFDMEMIMELGYCNGIENYSRYLSGRPIGEAPPTLFDYLPENALLIIDESHVSVPQVGAMYKGDRSRKETLVEYGFRLPSALDNRPMRFDEWEAISPQAIFVSATPGPYEETHAGRVVEQVVRPTGLVDPLIEVRPATTQVDDLLSEIGLRVAQGDRVLVTTLTKRMAEDLTDYLADHGVRVRYLHSDIDTVERVEIIRDLRIGGFDVLVGINLLREGLDMPEVSLVAILDADKEGFLRSERSLIQTIGRAARNLNGKAILYADRMTGSMERAIGETDRRRAKQIAFNLEHGITPKGVVKSVQDILEGAVVPGSRSNKRRQLKAAEDAAEYGAEKLRSPSEITKRIRQMEEKMYQHARDLEFEAAGQLRDDIQELRKRLVNI; this is encoded by the coding sequence ATGAGCCAATTCAATCTGCAAACCCGTTTCAAACCGGCCGGTGACCAACCCGTTGCCATAGAGCAATTGGTGGAGGGGCTGGAAGCGGGTCTGTCACATCAGACGCTGCTCGGGGTAACCGGGTCGGGGAAGACCTTCACCATTGCCAATGTCATTCAGCGCATGCAGCGGCCGGCGATTATCATGGCGCCAAACAAGACGCTGGCTGCGCAGCTGTACGGGGAGTTCCGCGAGTTCTTTCCGAACAACGCGGTGGAGTACTTCGTTTCCTATTATGACTATTACCAACCCGAAGCCTACGTGCCGGCGTCGGATACCTTCATCGAGAAGGATGCCTCGATCAACGATCATATCGAGCAGATGCGTCTGTCTGCGACCAAGGCGCTGATGGAGAGACCCGATGCGATCATCGTGGCGACTGTTTCGGCGATCTACGGTCTGGGGGATCCGGAGTCCTATCTGCGGATGGTGCTGCATATCGATAGGGGGGACGTTCTCGACCAGCGAACCCTGCTGCGCCGGTTGGCCGAGTTGCAATACACCCGCAATGATATGGAGTTGTCCCGTGCTAACTACCGGGTCCGCGGGGATGTGATTGATGTCTATCCGGCTGAGTCCGACCTTGAGGCGATTCGTATTGAGTTGTTCGATGATACAGTGGAAACGATCAGCTTCTTCGATCCGCTTACGGGTGAGGTTCTACGTAAGGTTCCGCGCGTAACTATCTATCCTAAATCACATTATGTGACACCAAGAGAGAAGCTGCTGGAAGCGGTGGAAGAGATCAAGGTCGAGTTGAAGGAGCGGCTGGAGGTGCTCAATAGCCAGAACAAGCTGGTCGAGGCGCAACGTCTGGAGCAGCGTACCCGCTTCGATATGGAAATGATCATGGAGCTGGGATATTGCAACGGTATCGAGAACTACTCTCGCTACCTGTCCGGCCGGCCCATAGGTGAAGCTCCGCCAACTCTGTTCGATTATCTGCCGGAGAACGCGCTGCTGATCATTGATGAGTCCCACGTCTCGGTGCCGCAGGTCGGCGCGATGTACAAAGGCGACCGTTCACGCAAGGAAACACTGGTGGAATACGGCTTCCGCCTGCCATCGGCACTGGATAACCGGCCCATGCGCTTCGATGAGTGGGAGGCAATCTCGCCGCAGGCCATTTTTGTATCCGCGACCCCCGGGCCCTATGAGGAAACCCATGCCGGTCGCGTGGTGGAGCAGGTGGTACGGCCGACCGGCCTGGTGGACCCGCTGATCGAAGTGCGCCCGGCCACGACGCAGGTTGATGATCTGCTGTCGGAAATCGGCCTGCGTGTCGCCCAGGGCGACCGGGTGCTGGTTACCACCTTGACCAAGCGCATGGCAGAAGACCTCACTGACTATCTGGCTGACCATGGTGTGCGGGTGCGCTATCTGCACTCGGATATCGATACGGTTGAGCGGGTGGAGATTATTCGTGACTTGCGTATCGGCGGTTTCGATGTGCTGGTCGGCATTAACTTGTTGCGCGAAGGTCTTGATATGCCGGAGGTTTCTCTCGTTGCGATACTGGATGCGGACAAAGAGGGCTTTCTTCGTTCGGAGCGCTCGCTGATTCAGACAATTGGTCGTGCGGCGCGGAACCTGAACGGCAAGGCCATTCTGTACGCCGATCGCATGACCGGTTCAATGGAGCGCGCGATCGGCGAAACCGATCGTCGTCGTGCCAAACAGATTGCCTTTAACCTGGAGCATGGCATCACGCCAAAAGGCGTGGTCAAAAGCGTGCAGGATATTCTCGAAGGCGCAGTGGTGCCGGGCAGCCGCTCGAACAAGCGACGCCAGCTCAAGGCCGCCGAGGACGCTGCCGAATATGGCGCGGAGAAGCTACGTTCGCCATCGGAGATCACCAAGCGTATTCGCCAGATGGAAGAGAAAATGTACCAGCACGCGCGGGATCTGGAATTCGAAGCGGCGGGGCAGCTGCGGGACGATATCCAGGAGCTGCGCAAGCGGTTGGTGAACATCTGA
- a CDS encoding amino acid aminotransferase, translating to MSLFSPVEMAPRDPILGLNEAFNADPREEKVNLGVGVYYDENGKVPLLRAVQAAEEARVAEHAPRTYLPMEGLAPYDLAVQKLLLGADSALLSSGRLITAQSLGGTGALKLGADFLYRLSGKRLVAISDPSWENHRSLFEAAGYEVVTYPYYDPATHGLNLQGMLQGIEQLPEGSVVLLHACCHNPTGVDLGVDEWKQVIEVVRKRNHVPFLDIAYQGFGDNLEEDALAVRLFAEAGLPCLIASSFSKSFSLYGERVGALTLITETPEEGERVLSQLKRVIRTNYSNPPTHGAKVVAAVLNNAELYAIWEQELAEMRVRVKQMRQALVEKLQAAGVQQDVSFIQQQRGMFSFSGLTREQVARLAEESAIYAVGSGRICVAALNDNNIDVVANAMAKVLLEG from the coding sequence ATGAGTCTGTTTTCCCCCGTTGAAATGGCGCCACGCGATCCCATCCTTGGCCTGAACGAAGCCTTCAATGCTGATCCGCGTGAAGAAAAAGTCAATCTGGGCGTTGGCGTCTATTACGACGAAAACGGCAAGGTTCCTCTGTTGCGCGCAGTTCAGGCAGCGGAAGAAGCCCGCGTAGCCGAACACGCCCCGCGTACCTATCTGCCCATGGAAGGTCTGGCGCCCTATGATCTCGCCGTGCAGAAATTGCTGCTGGGCGCCGACTCCGCATTGCTGTCCTCCGGCAGGCTGATCACCGCGCAGTCACTGGGTGGTACCGGCGCGCTGAAACTGGGTGCCGACTTCCTGTATCGCCTGTCTGGCAAGCGCCTGGTCGCGATCAGCGATCCCAGCTGGGAAAACCATCGCTCGCTGTTTGAAGCGGCAGGCTATGAGGTCGTGACCTACCCTTATTACGATCCGGCTACCCACGGCCTGAATCTGCAGGGCATGTTGCAGGGCATCGAACAGTTACCCGAAGGCAGTGTGGTTCTGCTTCACGCCTGCTGCCACAACCCGACCGGCGTTGATCTCGGTGTGGATGAGTGGAAACAGGTGATCGAGGTTGTCCGCAAGCGCAACCATGTGCCCTTTCTGGACATCGCCTATCAGGGGTTTGGCGACAATCTGGAAGAGGATGCCTTGGCTGTACGCCTGTTTGCCGAAGCAGGCCTGCCCTGCCTGATTGCCAGCTCCTTTTCCAAATCCTTCTCGTTGTACGGCGAACGGGTTGGCGCGCTGACGCTGATCACCGAGACTCCCGAGGAAGGCGAGCGCGTGCTGTCACAGCTCAAGCGGGTGATTCGCACCAACTACTCCAACCCGCCGACCCATGGCGCCAAAGTAGTGGCTGCAGTACTGAACAACGCAGAACTCTACGCCATTTGGGAACAGGAGCTCGCCGAGATGCGTGTGCGCGTCAAGCAGATGCGTCAGGCGCTGGTCGAGAAATTGCAGGCAGCAGGTGTGCAACAGGATGTCAGCTTCATTCAGCAGCAACGGGGCATGTTCTCCTTCTCCGGCCTGACCCGCGAACAGGTCGCTCGGCTGGCTGAAGAGTCCGCCATCTATGCGGTCGGTAGTGGACGCATTTGCGTTGCCGCATTGAATGACAACAACATCGACGTGGTCGCCAATGCCATGGCCAAAGTCCTGCTTGAAGGTTGA